In Perognathus longimembris pacificus isolate PPM17 chromosome 3, ASM2315922v1, whole genome shotgun sequence, a single window of DNA contains:
- the Naa25 gene encoding N-alpha-acetyltransferase 25, NatB auxiliary subunit isoform X4 encodes MATRGHVQDPNDRRLRPIYDYLDNGNNKMAIQQADKLLKKHKDLHCAKVLKAIGLQRTGKQEEAFTLAQEVAALEPTDDNSLQALTILYREMHRPELVTKLYEAAVKKVPNSEEYHSHLFMAYARVGEYKKMQQAGMALYKIVPKNPYYFWSVMSLIMQSISAQDENLSKTMFLPLAERMVEKMVKEDKIEAEAEVELYYMILERLGKYQEALDVIRGKLGEKLTSEIQSRENKCMAMYKKLSRWPECNALSRRLLLKNSDDWQFYLTYFDSVFRLIEEAWTPPAEGEHSLEGEVHYSAEEAVKFIEDRITEESRGSRHLRGPHLAKLELIRRLRSQGCNDEYKLGDPEELMFQYFKMFGDKPCCFTDLKVFVDLLPAAQCTKFINQLLGVVPLSTPTEDKLALPADIRALQQHLCVVQLTRLLGLYHTMDKNQKLSVVRELMLRYQHGLEFGKSCLKTELQFSDYYCLLAVHILIDVWRETGDETAVWQALTLLEEGLAHSPSNAQFKLLLVRIYCMLGAFEPVVDLYSSLDAKHIQHDTIGYLLTRYAASLGQYAAASQSCNFALRFFHSNQKDTSEYIIQAYKYGAFEKIPEFIAFRNRLNNSLHFAQVRTERMLLDLLLEANISSSLAESIKSMNLRPEEDDIPWEDLRDNRDLNVFFSWDPKDRDVSEEHKRLSLEEETLWLRIRSLTLRLISGLPSLNHPVEPKNSEKSAENGVSSRIDILRLLLQQLEVAVEMGKRFIEKEIQYPFLGPVPTRINGFFSSGCSQCQISSFYLVNDIYELDTNGLGKYTQIYICTYIHDNARGNARMTNTGKGISNSSTSQGLQVRLHLTWW; translated from the exons ATTATCTTGATAATGGGAATAATAAAATGGCAATTCAGCAAGCAGATAAACTGTTGAAGAAACATAAGGATCTTCACTGTGCTAAG GTCCTAAAAGCAATTGGTTTGCAGAGAACTGGAAAGCAAGAGGAAGCTTTCACCTTGGCTCAGGAAGTGGCCGCTCTAGAGCCCACAGATGACAACTCACTACAAGCACTGACCATTCTTTACCGGGAGATGCATCGGC CGGAGTTAGTTACAAAACTTTATGAGGCAGCTGTGAAGAAAGTTCCCAATAGCGAGGAGTATCACTCTCACCTCTTCATGGCCTATGCCAGAGTGGGAGAATACAAGAAAATGCAACAG GCTGGCATGGCTCTATATAAGATTGTTCCCAAAAACCCTTACTACTTTTGGTCTGTGATGAGCTTAATTATGCAA tCTATATCAGCACAGGATGAAAACCTGTCTAAAACCATGTTTCTGCCCCTTGCTGAGAGAATGGTAGAAAAAATGGTGAAAGAGGACAAGATTGAAGCTGAGGCTGAG GTTGAACTTTATTATATGATCCTGGAACGCTTGGGAAAGTACCAGGAAGCCTTGGATGTCATTAGAGGGAAATTAGGag AGAAGTTGACAAGTGAGATTCAGAGTCGAGAAAACAAATGCATGGCTATGTACAAGAAGCTGAGCAGGTGGCCAGAGTGCAATGCTCTTTCCCGGCGCCTTTTACTGAAAAA CTCTGATGACTGGCAGTTCTATCTGACTTACTTCGATTCTGTCTTCCGACTAATTGAAGAGGCCTGGACCCCTCCTGCTGAAGGTGAACA CTCTTTAGAAGGAGAAGTACATTATTCTGCAGAAGAAGCTGTGAAGTTCATAGAAGACCGGATAACAGAGGAGTCCAGAGGTTCTCGCCATCTCCGAGGACCACATCTAGCTAAACTGGAGCTGATTAGGCGTTTACGAAGTCAAGGGTGTAATGACGAGTACAAGCTGG GAGACCCAGAAGAATTGATGTTccagtattttaaaatgtttggagATAAACCATGTTGTTTTACAGACCTTAAAGTGTTTGTTGACTTGTTGCCAGCTGCACAGTGTACAAAA TTCATTAATCAGTTACTTGGAGTTGTTCCTTTGTCGACACCCACGGAGGATAAGCTTGCACTGCCTGCTGACATCCGAGCTTTGCAGCAACATTTGTGTGTGGTGCAACTGACAAGGTTACTCGGCTTGTACCACACCATGGATAAAAATCAGAAATTGAGTGTGGTCAGAGAACTGATGCTAAGGTACCAGCATGGACTAGAATTTG GAAAATCCTGTTTGAAAACAGAATTGCAATTTTCTGACTATTACTGTCTCCTTGCTGTCCACATACTCATTGATGTTTGGAGAGAAACAG GTGATGAGACTGCGGTGTGGCAGGCCCTGACTTTGCTGGAAGAAGGGTTAGCCCACAGCCCTTCCAACGCTCAGTTCAAATTGCTGCTTGTTCGAATCTACTGTATGCTGGGTGCATTTGAACCGGTGGTGGATCTTTACTCCAGCCTCGATGCTAAACATATCCAGCATGACACCATTGG TTATCTTTTGACCCGGTACGCTGCATCACTAGGTCAGTACGCTGCTGCCTCCCAGTCCTGTAACTTCGCACTCAGGTTTTTCCACTCCAACCAGAAAGAT ACCTCAGAATATATCATTCAAGCTTACAAATATGGTGCATTTGAGAAGATCCCAGAGTTTATCGCTTTTAGGAACAGGCTGAATAATTCTCTTCATTTTGCACAAGTCCGTACTGAACGGATGCTGTTAGACCTTCTACTTGAAGCAAATAT ATCAAGCAGCTTAGCAGAAAGTATAAAGTCAATGAATCTTAGGCCAGAAGAAGATGACATTCCATGGGAAGATTTGCGAGACAACAGAGACCTAAATGTTTTTTTTAGCTGGGATCCAAAAGACAG GGATGTTTCTGAAGAACATAAGAGACTTTCCTTGGAAGAAGAGACCCTGTGGTTAAGGATCCGCTCCCTCACATTAAGGCTGATTAGTGGACTTCCCAGCCTCAACCACCCTGTGGAGCCAAAGAACTCAGAGAAAAGTGCTGAGAATGGCGTTTCCTCCAGGATTGATATTCTCCGCTTGCTCCTTCAACAGCTGGAGGTAGCTGTGGAAATGGGAAAGCGATTCATTGAGAAGGAAATTCAG TATCCTTTTCTTGGTCCTGTACCCACCAGAATAAATGGATTCTTTAGTTCTGGCTGTTCTCAGTGCCAGATAAGTTCCTTTTATCTTGTTAATGATATTTATGAGCTGGATACCAATGGCTTGGGTaagtacacacaaat